The Vicinamibacterales bacterium genome has a segment encoding these proteins:
- a CDS encoding ADOP family duplicated permease, whose product MRLPRRRRPDEDFAAEVDAHIALEADRLIADGMAPAEARAAAARAFGNAAAARERFYETNRWMWLDHFVRDLRYGARALRQSPAFLVTTVLTLAVGLGLVTVVFTVFNAYVLRPFAVRDPATLYRIAWRAPDAGGQNFAWRDYEALRERTDIFSAMVAEHNRFVSSVGRPIAAAFVSANYFDVLGPEMLDGRPLRAADAHAYSVVLSHQAWTRLFAADRRALGSEVELDGRPFTVVGIMGPRFTGLDDYPLDVWAPQSTYADMRPIAPGSPEPRRAEITVRFQPGVTIAHAEAALTPFVSSRMGALTKTPSAVRAEMRPNSTPNPLSVETLAVLSPVFAAFVLVLVTACANVSNVMLARAVGRQREIAVRLSLGATRRRVVAQLLTEGLLVAALAGAAALALAAWLLRAGVVALFSTLPPSLAALMRVVPLSFDYRVFGFALAVAAVATLMFALVPALQASRQRLTDAMHGQRSGTRTASRLRGALVIAQVAVSLLLVVIALTLARNFTSLGAIDLGYDTRGVYSINVRGEQGSQLARVADVLSLDPRVAELAVTGGNPMFVQSRNVAARPRSPLPDGEPSRSGAVPTRYTFVSPEYFTILRIPIVQGRSFTREEARGAAPVAVVSAAAARTFWPNANPIGQTIAIERANGRRVEEIPGYTEATVVGVAADVVSGLLVDGKDASHMYLPTHARHEQASALLIRPRAAGELRLDALQELFRRTGADPETFEAIPLDEMRQAQVYPLRAAAWIGGLLGGIALVLSISGLYGVLSYTLSQRTREIGIRMALGATAGAVIGLVMRQSVRLAGVGALAGTAIAFATLKFLGSLVQLKEVSLLNAAPFAIALALVLLATVLAAYQPARRATRVDPAETLRAEA is encoded by the coding sequence ATGCGGCTGCCGCGGCGGCGCCGGCCCGACGAAGACTTTGCCGCCGAAGTGGACGCCCACATCGCGCTCGAAGCCGATCGCCTGATCGCGGACGGCATGGCGCCGGCGGAAGCGCGCGCGGCGGCCGCCCGAGCGTTCGGGAACGCTGCCGCGGCGCGGGAGCGGTTCTACGAAACGAACCGCTGGATGTGGCTCGATCACTTCGTCCGCGATCTTCGCTACGGCGCGCGGGCGCTGCGCCAGAGCCCCGCCTTCCTGGTGACGACCGTACTGACGCTCGCGGTCGGCCTCGGGCTGGTCACGGTCGTGTTCACGGTGTTCAACGCCTACGTGCTGCGGCCGTTCGCGGTGCGCGATCCGGCGACGCTCTATCGCATCGCCTGGCGTGCGCCCGATGCCGGCGGGCAGAACTTCGCGTGGCGCGATTACGAGGCGCTGCGCGAGCGTACCGACATCTTCTCGGCGATGGTGGCCGAGCACAATCGTTTCGTGTCGTCGGTGGGGCGGCCGATCGCCGCGGCCTTCGTGTCGGCGAACTACTTCGACGTCCTTGGACCCGAGATGCTCGACGGCCGCCCGCTGCGCGCCGCCGACGCGCACGCGTACTCCGTCGTCTTGAGCCACCAGGCGTGGACGAGGCTCTTCGCCGCGGACCGCCGCGCGCTGGGCAGCGAGGTCGAGCTGGATGGCCGGCCGTTCACCGTCGTCGGCATCATGGGGCCGCGCTTCACGGGCCTCGACGACTATCCGCTGGACGTCTGGGCCCCGCAATCCACCTACGCGGACATGCGTCCGATTGCGCCCGGCAGTCCCGAACCGCGCCGGGCCGAGATCACCGTCCGGTTTCAGCCCGGCGTGACCATCGCGCATGCCGAAGCAGCGCTGACGCCGTTCGTGTCGTCGCGCATGGGCGCGCTGACGAAGACGCCGTCCGCCGTCCGTGCCGAGATGCGCCCCAATTCGACGCCGAACCCGCTGAGCGTCGAGACGCTCGCGGTGCTGTCCCCGGTGTTCGCGGCGTTCGTGCTCGTGCTCGTCACCGCGTGCGCGAACGTGTCGAACGTGATGCTGGCGCGCGCGGTTGGACGCCAGCGCGAGATCGCGGTGCGCCTGTCGCTCGGCGCCACGCGGAGGCGGGTCGTGGCGCAGCTGCTGACGGAAGGCCTGTTGGTGGCGGCGCTGGCCGGCGCCGCCGCTCTGGCGCTCGCAGCATGGCTCCTGCGCGCCGGGGTAGTGGCGCTGTTCAGCACGCTGCCGCCCTCGCTGGCGGCGCTGATGCGCGTGGTGCCGCTGTCGTTCGATTACCGGGTGTTCGGGTTTGCGCTGGCGGTCGCGGCAGTGGCCACGCTGATGTTCGCGCTGGTGCCCGCGCTGCAGGCCTCGCGGCAGCGGCTGACCGACGCGATGCACGGCCAGCGCAGCGGCACGCGGACCGCGTCGCGGCTGCGCGGCGCGCTCGTCATCGCGCAGGTCGCCGTGTCGCTGCTGCTGGTGGTGATCGCGCTGACGCTGGCCCGCAACTTCACGTCGCTGGGCGCGATCGACCTCGGCTACGACACGCGCGGCGTCTACTCGATCAACGTGCGCGGCGAGCAGGGCAGCCAGCTCGCCCGCGTGGCGGACGTGCTCTCGCTCGATCCGCGCGTCGCGGAGCTTGCCGTGACGGGCGGCAACCCGATGTTCGTCCAGTCCCGCAACGTGGCGGCGCGGCCGCGGTCACCGCTGCCGGACGGCGAGCCGTCGCGATCCGGGGCGGTGCCGACGCGATACACGTTCGTCTCGCCTGAATACTTCACGATCCTGCGGATTCCCATCGTGCAGGGACGCTCGTTCACGCGCGAGGAGGCGCGCGGCGCGGCGCCCGTGGCGGTGGTCAGCGCCGCCGCGGCGCGGACCTTCTGGCCGAACGCCAATCCGATCGGGCAGACGATCGCCATCGAACGTGCGAACGGACGCCGCGTCGAGGAGATTCCCGGCTACACGGAAGCGACAGTCGTCGGCGTCGCCGCGGACGTCGTCAGCGGGCTGCTCGTGGACGGCAAGGATGCCAGCCACATGTATCTACCGACGCACGCGCGGCACGAGCAGGCGTCGGCGCTGCTGATCCGTCCGCGCGCCGCCGGCGAGCTCCGTCTGGACGCGCTCCAGGAACTCTTCCGCCGCACCGGCGCGGACCCGGAGACGTTCGAGGCGATTCCGCTGGACGAGATGCGCCAGGCCCAGGTCTATCCGCTTCGGGCAGCGGCGTGGATCGGCGGACTGCTCGGCGGAATCGCGCTGGTGCTCAGCATCTCCGGGCTGTACGGCGTGCTGTCGTACACGCTCAGTCAGCGGACCCGCGAGATCGGCATCCGCATGGCACTGGGCGCCACGGCCGGCGCGGTCATCGGACTGGTGATGCGGCAGTCCGTCCGCCTCGCCGGCGTCGGCGCCCTGGCCGGAACCGCGATCGCGTTCGCGACGTTGAAGTTCCTCGGCTCGCTGGTGCAGCTGAAGGAGGTGTCGCTGCTCAACGCGGCGCCGTTCGCCATCGCGCTGGCGCTGGTGCTCCTCGCCACCGTCCTCGCCGCCTACCAGCCCGCCCGCCGCGCAACGCGCGTCGACCCTGCCGAGACGCTGCGCGCCGAAGCCTAG
- a CDS encoding PadR family transcriptional regulator: MSTRDRQDRLALMQGTLDVLILRTLIFGPQHGQGIARAIQETSQDELLVDHGALYPALQRLEAQGWIGAKWGTSSNNRRARFYTLTKAGRAQLTRESNRWRRLAAAMARVLGPETEPR, encoded by the coding sequence ATGTCTACCCGAGACAGACAGGATCGCCTGGCGCTGATGCAGGGCACGCTCGACGTGCTGATCCTGCGTACCCTCATCTTCGGTCCGCAGCACGGGCAGGGGATTGCCCGGGCGATCCAGGAAACCTCGCAGGACGAGCTGCTCGTCGACCACGGCGCGCTGTATCCGGCCCTGCAACGGCTCGAAGCGCAGGGCTGGATCGGGGCGAAGTGGGGCACCTCGTCGAACAACCGCCGGGCGCGGTTCTACACGCTGACCAAGGCAGGGCGCGCGCAGTTGACCCGGGAGTCGAACCGCTGGCGCCGGCTCGCCGCCGCGATGGCACGCGTGCTGGGGCCTGAAACGGAGCCGCGGTGA
- a CDS encoding Nramp family divalent metal transporter has translation MSTSAFGLPSSVLDPPVSFKSALRRIGPGLVLASAIVGSGEVIATTTLGAQVGYVALWIVLVSCAIKPVVQAELGRYTIVTGNTGLEGFNAVPGPRAGVSWLVWAWAITVTMTLLQVGGMYGGVAQVLNAIIPALSVGVWVAICLAITLALLLGGGYARIERFAMLKVALFTLITVFAAAVLIRRPGAVSMSDLGQGLSLQLPAAGLMTAIAVFGITGVGATELVMYPYWCVEKGYARFVGPYESNAAWVARARGWIRVMHLDITCSLAIYTMATVAFYLLGAGVLHTAGVVPAARDTVAVLSRIYTETLGGWALWVFYVGVVITLYGTIFAATAAHSRMMADVVRLLGVYQRDDAAARVKWRNRFVVVLAAVPALFFWLFESPVRMVVAGGVAQAMMLPLIGVAAIYVRHTRLPRELQPSAFTTAALWISTAVMSGFAVYYLTSTVFG, from the coding sequence TTGAGTACTTCCGCTTTCGGTCTTCCGTCTTCCGTCCTCGATCCGCCGGTTTCGTTCAAATCGGCGCTCCGCCGCATCGGGCCGGGGCTCGTCCTCGCGTCCGCCATCGTCGGCTCGGGGGAAGTGATCGCCACCACCACCCTCGGCGCGCAGGTCGGGTACGTGGCGCTCTGGATCGTCCTCGTCAGTTGCGCCATCAAGCCCGTGGTCCAGGCGGAGCTCGGGCGCTACACCATCGTCACCGGCAACACGGGCCTCGAAGGCTTCAACGCGGTGCCCGGACCGCGCGCCGGCGTCAGCTGGCTGGTCTGGGCGTGGGCGATCACCGTGACGATGACGCTGCTGCAGGTCGGCGGCATGTACGGCGGCGTCGCCCAGGTGCTCAACGCGATCATCCCCGCGCTGTCGGTGGGCGTCTGGGTGGCGATCTGTCTCGCGATCACCCTGGCGCTGCTGCTCGGCGGCGGCTACGCCCGCATCGAACGCTTCGCGATGCTGAAGGTGGCGTTGTTCACGCTGATCACCGTGTTCGCCGCCGCGGTGCTGATCCGGCGCCCCGGCGCGGTCTCGATGTCGGACCTCGGGCAGGGGCTGAGTCTGCAGCTTCCGGCGGCGGGACTGATGACGGCGATTGCCGTGTTCGGCATCACCGGTGTCGGTGCAACCGAGCTGGTGATGTATCCCTACTGGTGCGTCGAGAAGGGGTACGCGCGGTTCGTCGGCCCGTACGAATCGAACGCCGCGTGGGTGGCGCGGGCCCGCGGCTGGATTCGCGTGATGCACCTCGACATCACGTGCTCGCTCGCCATCTACACGATGGCGACCGTCGCCTTCTACCTGCTCGGCGCCGGCGTGCTGCACACCGCCGGCGTGGTTCCGGCCGCGAGAGACACCGTCGCGGTCCTGTCGCGGATCTACACCGAGACGCTCGGCGGCTGGGCTCTGTGGGTGTTCTACGTCGGCGTCGTCATCACGCTCTACGGCACCATCTTCGCGGCGACGGCGGCACACTCGCGCATGATGGCGGACGTCGTCCGTCTCCTCGGCGTCTACCAGCGGGACGACGCGGCGGCGCGGGTGAAGTGGCGCAACCGGTTCGTCGTCGTGCTGGCAGCGGTGCCGGCATTGTTCTTCTGGCTGTTCGAGTCGCCGGTGCGGATGGTGGTGGCCGGCGGCGTGGCCCAGGCGATGATGCTGCCCCTCATCGGCGTTGCCGCGATCTACGTGCGCCACACCCGGCTGCCGCGCGAGCTGCAGCCGTCGGCGTTCACGACCGCGGCGCTCTGGATCTCGACCGCGGTGATGTCCGGTTTCGCGGTCTACTACCTGACGTCCACGGTATTCGGCTGA
- a CDS encoding DUF305 domain-containing protein, translated as MRWLVTLVLAAAAASCRTAGGGGPAIVQPGAPGEASRIVNAEQARDLSRVQFTAADVKFMQGMIHHHSQAIDMVKLLETRTQSDDMKRFALRIQVSQDDEIKTMRRWLEARGQEVPGEHAHHQPGAPMMPGMLTAEEMSRLAAAKGPEFDRLFLEGMIKHHAGALTMVRELFNTPGAGQDSEIYAFASDVDADQRMEIERMGAMLAMMKEPQ; from the coding sequence ATGCGCTGGCTCGTGACGCTCGTTCTTGCGGCAGCCGCGGCGTCGTGCCGCACGGCGGGCGGAGGAGGTCCGGCCATCGTCCAGCCCGGCGCCCCCGGCGAGGCGAGCAGGATCGTCAACGCCGAGCAGGCGCGCGATCTGTCCCGAGTGCAGTTCACCGCCGCGGACGTGAAGTTCATGCAGGGCATGATTCATCACCACTCGCAGGCGATCGACATGGTGAAGCTGCTGGAGACGCGCACGCAGAGCGACGACATGAAGCGCTTCGCGCTCCGCATCCAGGTTTCCCAGGACGACGAGATCAAGACGATGCGCCGCTGGCTCGAGGCGCGGGGCCAGGAGGTTCCGGGCGAGCACGCGCATCACCAGCCCGGCGCGCCGATGATGCCCGGGATGCTCACCGCCGAAGAGATGTCCCGCCTCGCTGCCGCGAAGGGCCCTGAATTCGACCGGTTGTTCCTCGAGGGAATGATCAAGCACCACGCCGGCGCGCTGACCATGGTGCGGGAGCTGTTCAACACGCCAGGAGCGGGCCAGGACTCCGAGATCTACGCCTTCGCCTCGGACGTGGACGCCGATCAGCGCATGGAAATCGAACGGATGGGCGCGATGCTCGCAATGATGAAGGAGCCACAGTAA
- a CDS encoding methyltransferase translates to MRFAPGSRGRLTGRDRDRFAGGGVFDRIGRAVCEAGCLPRKELYEAWEVARRARRLFRGGRVVDLGSGHGLLAQVLLILDDSSPAAIAIDKSQPPCAARVHEALTAVWPRLAGRVTFLEGDLASVRIARDDLVVSSHACGRLSDVVIDQASAAGARLALMPCCHDFGACDAGSFSGWMDRALAIDAARVVRLESRGYRVWTQTIPAEITPRNRLLLACR, encoded by the coding sequence GTGAGGTTCGCCCCGGGGTCGCGCGGACGGCTGACGGGCCGCGATCGCGATCGCTTTGCCGGCGGCGGTGTATTCGACAGGATCGGACGCGCCGTCTGTGAGGCCGGCTGTCTGCCGCGCAAGGAGCTGTACGAGGCCTGGGAGGTGGCCCGGCGCGCGCGGCGGCTGTTCCGCGGAGGGCGCGTCGTCGATCTCGGGTCGGGGCACGGGCTGCTCGCGCAGGTGCTGCTGATCCTCGACGACTCGTCGCCGGCCGCCATCGCGATCGACAAGTCGCAGCCGCCCTGCGCCGCGCGCGTGCACGAAGCGCTGACCGCCGTGTGGCCCCGCCTGGCCGGGCGCGTGACGTTTCTCGAGGGCGATCTGGCGTCGGTGCGGATCGCGCGGGACGACCTCGTGGTGTCGAGCCACGCCTGCGGGCGGCTCAGCGACGTGGTGATCGACCAGGCATCGGCCGCCGGCGCGCGCCTGGCGCTGATGCCGTGCTGCCACGACTTCGGCGCCTGCGACGCCGGGTCGTTTTCGGGCTGGATGGATCGCGCCCTGGCGATCGACGCCGCCCGCGTGGTCCGCCTCGAGTCGCGCGGCTACCGCGTGTGGACGCAGACGATCCCGGCGGAGATCACGCCCAGGAACCGCCTGCTGCTCGCGTGCCGCTGA
- the bla gene encoding subclass B3 metallo-beta-lactamase, with product MKPVVVAGALLAVLAQSSATLQPDPPHTCADCDAWNKPYEPFKVFGNTYYVGASDVSAVLITGGGGSILLDGGLPQTAPQIDAGIRKLGFRTGDIRLIVNSHAHYDHGGGIAALQRASGAAVAASAAGKRALEQGEPTADDPQFAFGRAANAFPAVKNVRAVRDGETLRVGDLAITAHLTPGHTPGATTWSWRSCEGATCYDIVYADSLNAVSAEGFRFSGGRGTPSIVESFRRSIEKIAALPCDIILSVHPSGTGMDAKVQTRRRQTSPDPFVDPNGCRAYARGAASRLEARIAEESKTK from the coding sequence ATGAAACCCGTGGTTGTGGCGGGCGCGCTGCTCGCCGTGCTGGCCCAGTCCTCCGCAACGCTGCAACCGGATCCCCCGCACACCTGCGCCGACTGCGACGCGTGGAACAAGCCGTACGAGCCGTTCAAGGTCTTCGGCAACACGTACTACGTCGGCGCCAGTGACGTGTCGGCGGTGCTGATCACCGGCGGCGGCGGTTCGATCCTGCTCGACGGCGGCCTGCCGCAGACGGCGCCGCAGATCGACGCCGGCATCCGGAAGCTTGGCTTCAGGACCGGCGACATCCGGCTGATCGTGAACTCGCACGCGCACTACGATCACGGCGGCGGGATCGCGGCGCTGCAGCGCGCGAGCGGCGCGGCGGTGGCCGCCAGCGCCGCCGGCAAGCGCGCGCTGGAGCAGGGAGAACCGACGGCCGACGATCCGCAGTTCGCGTTCGGACGCGCCGCGAATGCCTTCCCCGCCGTCAAGAACGTTCGCGCCGTCCGCGACGGTGAGACGCTGCGCGTCGGCGATCTCGCGATTACCGCGCATCTGACCCCCGGCCATACGCCCGGCGCCACCACCTGGAGCTGGCGGTCGTGCGAAGGCGCCACCTGCTACGACATCGTCTACGCCGACAGCCTGAATGCGGTGTCGGCGGAGGGCTTCCGGTTCAGCGGCGGCAGGGGCACACCGTCGATCGTCGAGTCGTTCCGCAGGTCGATCGAGAAGATCGCCGCGCTGCCCTGCGACATCATTCTCAGCGTCCATCCCTCCGGCACCGGGATGGATGCGAAGGTGCAGACGCGCCGCCGGCAGACGTCGCCCGATCCCTTCGTCGATCCGAACGGCTGCCGCGCGTACGCCCGCGGGGCCGCGTCCCGGCTGGAAGCGCGCATCGCGGAGGAATCGAAGACGAAGTAG
- a CDS encoding PQQ-dependent sugar dehydrogenase has protein sequence MKMTAFVTVALLLPGVVPQTTPAQQPPQPPAAEKTAEEKWPGVDPRPPNAPNQKPAFPGQTRAPERKTNVAFDVVTVAEGLNKPWGLTFLPDGRMLVTEKPTGALRIVAANGTLSPPVAGLPTVDGRNQGGLLDVSLSPRYGQDRTIYWCYSEPAAEAGTNNTAVARGKLVDGAQPRVDDVQTIYHQQPSMNSTLHFGCRLVWNRDGTLFVTQGDRSITPGRMQAQQMDSLLGKIVRINADGTIPKDNPFAGKPGVRPEIWSFGHRNIQAATLHPTTGELWEVEHGTRGGDELNIARKGKDYGWPTIAYGIEYAGGPITGGIQQKEGMEQPLYYWDPVIAPSGMFFYTGNLFPQWRNSLFIGGLGTTNIVRLDVQGEKVTGEERLLKENKERIRDVRQGPDGAIYAITDHQPGRILKLVPRK, from the coding sequence ATGAAGATGACCGCATTCGTGACCGTAGCTCTGCTGCTCCCCGGCGTCGTGCCTCAGACAACGCCGGCACAGCAGCCGCCCCAGCCGCCCGCAGCGGAGAAGACCGCCGAAGAGAAGTGGCCCGGCGTCGATCCGCGCCCGCCGAACGCCCCCAACCAGAAGCCGGCGTTCCCCGGCCAGACGCGCGCGCCCGAGCGCAAGACCAACGTCGCGTTCGACGTCGTGACGGTCGCCGAAGGGCTGAACAAGCCCTGGGGGCTGACCTTCCTGCCGGACGGCAGGATGCTGGTCACGGAGAAGCCCACCGGCGCGCTGCGGATCGTGGCGGCGAACGGCACGCTGTCGCCGCCGGTCGCGGGATTGCCGACGGTGGACGGCCGCAACCAGGGGGGCCTGCTCGACGTCTCGCTCAGTCCGCGCTACGGGCAGGACCGGACGATCTACTGGTGCTACTCGGAACCGGCGGCGGAGGCGGGCACGAACAACACCGCGGTCGCGCGCGGCAAGCTGGTCGACGGCGCGCAGCCGCGCGTGGACGACGTGCAGACGATCTACCACCAGCAGCCGTCGATGAACTCGACGCTGCACTTCGGCTGCCGCCTGGTGTGGAACCGCGACGGGACGCTGTTCGTGACGCAGGGCGACCGGTCGATCACGCCGGGACGGATGCAGGCGCAGCAGATGGACAGCCTGCTCGGCAAGATCGTGCGGATCAACGCGGACGGCACGATTCCGAAAGACAACCCGTTCGCCGGCAAGCCGGGCGTGCGTCCCGAGATCTGGTCGTTCGGCCACCGCAACATCCAGGCGGCGACGCTGCACCCGACGACCGGCGAGCTGTGGGAGGTGGAGCACGGCACGCGCGGCGGCGACGAGCTGAACATCGCGCGCAAGGGGAAGGACTACGGCTGGCCGACGATCGCCTACGGCATCGAGTACGCGGGCGGGCCGATCACCGGCGGCATCCAGCAGAAGGAAGGCATGGAGCAGCCGCTCTATTACTGGGACCCGGTCATCGCGCCGAGCGGAATGTTCTTCTACACCGGGAATCTGTTCCCGCAGTGGCGCAACAGCCTGTTCATCGGCGGCCTGGGAACGACCAACATCGTGCGTCTCGACGTGCAGGGTGAGAAAGTCACCGGCGAGGAGCGGCTCCTCAAGGAGAACAAGGAGCGCATCCGCGACGTGCGGCAAGGGCCGGACGGCGCGATCTACGCGATCACGGATCATCAGCCCGGGCGGATTCTCAAGCTCGTGCCCAGGAAGTAG